Within the Dechloromonas denitrificans genome, the region CGTGGTCGACAAGATCCGCGCCGTGAAGACCGGCAACAAGGGCTTCCATCAGGACGTGCCGGCCGAAGACGTGATCATCGAAAAAGCCGAAATCGTTTGATCCTCTTCATTTCCGATCTGCACCTGTCGCCCCGGTCACCCGGGGCGACTTGTTTGTTCCGCCAGTTTCTTGCCGGGCGTGCCCGCCAGGCGACCGAGCTGTACATTCTCGGCGACCTGTTCGAGGCCTGGATCGGCGATGACGACCTGGCCGATCCGTTCAATGCCGAGATCGTCGCCGGCTTGCGGGCGGCCGCTGAAAGCGGCCTGAAAATCAGCGCCATGCACGGCAATCGCGACTTCCTGCTCGGCGCCGGCTTTGCCGCAGCGAGCGGCGTCAAGCTGGTGAACGACCCGTACATCCTGTCGACGGCCGAATGGCAGTTCGTGCTCTCGCACGGCGACGCCCTCTGCCTCGACGATACCGCCTACATGGCCTTCCGCGCCCAGGCGCGCAATCTGGAATGGCAGGCAGCGCTGCTCGCCAAGCCGCTCGCCGAGCGCCGGATCATCGCCGCCCAGATGCGCGAAATCAGCGAATCGAGCCAGCGCGACAAGGCCAATCCGTACACCGATTTGCAGCCGGCGGCGACCGACGATTTCCTGCGCGAACACGGCTACGCCACCTTCATTCACGGCCACACCCATCAACCGGCGATGCACGACCATATCGTCGACGGCATTCATGTCGAACGCTGGGTACTCGCCGACTGGCATGAAGAGCGCGGCGAATGCCTGGTCTGGGATGGCGAGGCCCTGCGCCGCGAAGCCATCCTGCCGGAAAAACGGTCGTAATCCGGTGGCGACCGCAACCATGAGCCAGTCGTCCGCACTGCAGATCCTGCGCGACGTTTTCGGCTACCCCGCCTTCCGAGGCGCCCAGGCCGAGATCATCGACCATATCGGCGGCGGCGGCGATGCACTGGTGCTGATGCCGACCGGTGGCGGCAAAAGCCTGTGCTACCAGATTCCCGCCCTGCTCCGCCCGGGCTGCGCCGTCGTCGTCTCGCCGCTGATCGCGCTGATGCAGGACCAGGTCGATGCGCTGACCCAGCTCGGCGTCAAGGCCGCCTGCCTCAATTCGACGCTCGACTGGCGGGAGGCGCAGGCCGTCGAGCAGGCCATTTTCAGTGGCAATCTCGACCTCGTCTATATCGCCCCCGAACGCCTGCTGCTCGACCGCACGCTGTCGATGCTCGACGCCCTAGACGAAGCCGGCAAACTGGCCCTGTTTGCCATCGACGAGGCGCACTGCGTCTCGCAATGGGGCCACGATTTCCGCCCGGAATACCTGCAGCTTTCCGCCCTGCACGAACGCTACCCGAACGTGCCGCGCATTGCGCTGACCGCCACCGCCGACCAGGCAACGCGCAGCGAAATCCTGATCCGCCTCGGCCTCGGCGAAGCGCGCGTCTTCCTGTCCAGTTTCGACCGCCCGAATATCCGCTACACCGTGGTCGAGAAGGACAATGCGAAGAAACAATTGCTCGCTTTCCTGGCCGGCCGCAAAGGCCAGGCCGGCATCGTCTATTGCCTGTCGCGCAAGAAGGTCGAGGAAACCGCCGAATGGTTGTCGGCCCAGGGCTACTCGGCCCTGCCCTACCACGCCGGGCTGCCGGTCGCGACGCGGGCCGCCAACCAGCGCCGCTTCCTGCGCGAAGAAGGGCTGGTGATGTGCGCCACCATCGCCTTCGGCATGGGCATCGACAAGCCGGATGTCCGCTTCGTCGCCCACCTCGATCTGCCGAAGAGCATCGAGGCCTATTACCAGGAAACCGGCCGGGCCGGTCGCGACGGCGAGCCGGCCGAAGCCTGGATGACCTACGGCATGCAGGACGTCGCGCTGCAACACTCGCGCATCGCCGAATCGGGCGCCGGCGAGGGCCAGAAAATCCTTGAGTCGCAACGCCTGACCTCGCTGCTCGCCTATTGCGAAGCCCCCCGCTGCCGGCGCCAGGTCCTGCTCAACTATTTCGGCGAAGAACGCGCGCCCTGCCACAACTGCGACGTCTGCCAGGACCCGCCGGAACTGTGGGATGGCACACTGGCCGCCCAGAAGGCGCTGTCGGCCATCTTCCGCACCGGCATGCGTTTCGGCGTCAGCCATCTGACCGACATCCTGCGCGGCAAAGCGACCGACAAGATCAAGCAGTGGAACCACGATCAGCTGCCGACCTTCGGCGTCGGCGCCGATCTCGACGAGCATGCCTGGAAAAGCGTCTTCCGCCAGTTGGCAGCGGCCGGCCTGGTCCATGTCGACATGGCCGAGCACGGCGCCCTGCAACTGACCGACGCCGCCCGCCTGGTGTTGAAGGGCGGCCAGCGCGTCGAACTGCGCCGGCCGGTCAAACGCAAGAGCAGCAGCCCGTCGCGCAGCAGCACAGTTGTGCACAGCGACCTGTCGGCGGCCGACGAAGCACTGTTCCAGACCTTGCGCCAATGGCGCAGCGATACCGCCAGGGAACAAGGCGTACCGGCCTACGTCATCCTGCACGACAAGACCTTGCGCGAACTGGCCGAAGTCCGTCCGGTCAGCCATGGCCTGCTGGCCGGCATCACCGGCATGGGCAGCGCCAAGATCGAGCACTATGGCGAAGAACTGCTTAACCTGATCCGCAACGAGGGCTGAGATGGACAACGGCAATATCCTCAAAGCCATGCTGGTGGCCATCGTCAGCGCCGCCCTGATCGTCTCCGGCATCGCGCCCTACGAGCGCCTGACCTGGCTCATGGAAGTGGCGCCGGTGCTGATCGCCCTGCCGCTGCTGCTGGTCACCCGCAAAAGCTATCCGCTGACCACCCTGCTTTATCTGCTGATCGCCGTACACGCCCTGGTCCTGATCGGCGGCGGCGCCTACACCTATGCCCGCGTCCCGTTCGGTTTCTGGCTGCAGGACCTGCTCGGTACCGTGCGCAATCCCTACGACAAGCTCGGCCATTTGCTGCAGGGCTTCGTGCCGGCGCTGGTGGCCCGCGAAATCCTGCTGCGCGGCGCCTATGTCAATGGCCGCCGGATGGCCGGCTTCCTGTGCATCTGCATCGCGCTGGCGATCAGCGCCAGCTACGAGCTGATCGAATGGGCCGCCGCGCTGTGGATGGGCCAGGGCGCCGACGAATTCCTCGGTACCCAGGGCGATGTCTGGGATACGCAATCCGACATGTTCATGGCGCTGATCGGCTCGAGCACGGCCATCGCGCTGCTCTCCGGCTGGCACGACCGCCAGCTGTCCAGGCTGCGCTCTGCGTAAGGCATGGGCCGGGTCGGCCGCCACAGCCCGCAAGGGGACTGCCGCGGCCGACTCGAATCAGATGCAGAGGGCGCCGGGATCGGCCCGCATCAGCCGCTTGTTCATCTTGCCGACGCTGGTTTTGACCAGGGTTTTGACGAAGCTCACCTGCAACAGCACGCCGTAGCGTGAAATGCCGGCCGTCTCGATGGCGTGCGCGGCGTAATTGCGCAGCGCGTGCTCGGTGATCTGGCCGACGAACTCCGGCTTGAGCAAGACCAGCGCCAGCGGCCGCTCGCCCCACTTGTCGTCGGGTACGCCGATCACGGCGACCTCATGCACCGCCTCATGCTTGGCGATGATGTCTTCCAGTTGCAGCGAGGAAGTCCATTCGCCGCCGGTCTTGATGACATCCTTGATACGGTCGGTGACCTTCAGGTAGCCGGCCGGGTTGATGTTGCCGATATCCGCCGTGTGCAAATAGCCGCCCGCCCACAGCGCTTCGGAAGCCTCCGGCGCGGCGACATAGCCCTGGCTCAGCCATGGCGCACGGACCACGACTTCGCCGGTCGTCTTGCCGTCGTGGGCGACATCGGCCATCTCCGGATCGACGATGCGCAGATCGACCAAGGGCAGCGGCCGGCCGGTCTTCGCCCGAATCACCGCCTGCTCTTCCAGTGAACGGTTGAGATCGACGCTTTCGAGGTGGGCCATGCTCAGCACCGGGCAGGTTTCCGACATGCCATAGCCGGTAAACAGATCCATGCCGAGCTTCTGGGCCGAAATGGCCATCGCTTCCGGCATCGCCGCGCCGCCGATGAGGATTTTCAAGCCGCTGAAATCGGTGGTCTTGGCGTGTGGATGGCTGAGGATCATGTGCAGGATGGTCGGCACGCAATGCGAGAAACTCACCCCTTCCGTGCTGATCAGGCGGCAGATCGTCTCCGGCTGATAACGACCCGGATAAACCTGCTTGATGCCCATCATCGTCGCCAAATAGGGAAAGCCCCAGGCATGCACGTGGAACATCGGCGTCATCGGCATATAGACGTCTTCGCGATGAATATGCCCCTGCCGGTTGGCGCCGCCCATCGCGGCGGCACAGCCCAGGGTGTGCAGGACGAGCTGGCGATGGCTGAAATAGACGCCTTTCGGATTGCCCGTCGTGCCCGTCGTGTAGAAGGTCGTCGCCTGGGCGTTTTCGTCGAAATCCGGGAAGTCGTAGTCGCTGGAAGCCGCAGCCAGCATGCTTTCGTACTCGGCCGCCATGCGCACCGGCGCTGCCGGCATCGCCGGCTCGTCGGAGAAAAGCACGAAAGTCTTCACCGTCTCCAGCTGCGGCGCGATCTGGGCCAGCACCGGGAAAAACTCGCTGTTGACCAGCAGCACATCGGCCCCGGCGTGATTCAGCGTATAGAGAATCTGCTCCGGGCTAAGACGCACGTTCACCGTCTGCAGGACCGCCCCCATCATCGGCACGGCAAAGAAACACTCCAGGTACCGATGGCTGTCCCAATCCATCATCGCCACCGTCTGCCCGGCGGCCACGCCAAGCTGCTGCAAACCGTTGGCCAGCCGGCCGATGCGTTCGTTCAGCGTTCGGTAGTTGTAGCGCAGCTTGCCCTGATAGGTAATCTCCTGCTCCGGCGCGATGACCAGCGGCGTCAACAGCAATTGCTTGATGAGCAATGGGTACTGGTAAGCCGAAGCGGTGGACTGAACGAGTTTGACCGGCATGTTTCTCTCCCTGAACGAATGTTATTTTTTGGCGTAACGACCGCCCTTGGGGATTTTACTCGTCGCCTGACCTCTAAGTGCGCCGACAGACAGACTCTTGTGGCCGGCACTGTTTCAATCGGGATACAGCGTCGCCGGTGCAACGCGGTGGCGCTGCCGGGGCGGCAACCAGCCAAGACTGGACGCTCGGATGACCGATAACGCCACGGTTCCGTGGCATCTGCCCATCTGCCGGACGATGCGACCTGTATCACCGGCATTACACATGGCTGCCAGGCAGCCTTCTCGAAGAACGCAAGCCCATGGTTTTATGCGATTTATTTTTCAGGCATGGCGATTGCGTAGCGGATGTCTCGTGCAGAGCATCGCAGCATTGATTCGGGAGGGACATCATGCACAGCCTGACCATGAAGGCCTTGGTTGTTTTGGCCGCAACAATTCCGCCATCATTTACGCCGGCCCTGAATGCGCAACACGACAATCTACAGATCCTCGCGACGCAGGCGGCCGGCGAGCTTCCGCCGCAGGAATTGCTCAGTACGGCAACCCGGGATTTGCTGGAGATCGCCAGCCATTACCGGGCCGAGCACGATCCGGCGAGCCTTGAGCCGCCAGCCGCCAGCCTCAGCAATGCGGTCGAAGCACGAATCCGCTCGCTGTTTGCCATCGATACGATGACCAAGCTGGTACTCGGGCGCAGCTGGCGCCAGGCTTCGCCGGAACAGCAGCAGGCCCTGGTCGCCGAGTTCGGGCATTTGCTGGTCCAGACCTGCGTCTCGGCGCTCGCCAACGCCCACCAACCGGCAATCACCTTCAAACAGCTGACGCCGGTGCCCGGCGACGATGGGGTGACCGTTCGTTCATTTGTCACGCGGCCCGGCAGCAAGCCGTGGACCATCGATTACGACATGGAAAAAACGCCCGCCGGCTGGAAGGTGGTCGATATCAAGATGGATGGACTGCGGCTGATCACCATCCATCGCGATGCCTTTGCCGAACTAGTGCGTGACGACGGGATCGATGGGCTGCTGACCTCGCTGGCCGCCTGGAACCAGCGCAGCGAATTGCCCGCGGCGGATTCGCGGCAACACCTGCCGGCCGCGCTGATCCTGATGCACATTGCCACGCAACGCGGCTTCATCGGCGGCGGCTGAGCGCCTGGCCGAGGCTGCCGGCAACTCTGCCGGCAAAATTGTTCTCGATCATTTGTGCCACGGAGGTTTCCCGTTAAGCTGGCGGGATGATAGTTACCCGTCGGCAGTTTCTCCTCGGCACCGCCTGTCTGCTCGGTGCGTCTACCGTCATGGCGGCACCGGTTCGCCCCAAAGTCGTCATTGTCGGTGGAGGCTGGGGCGGACTGGCTGCCGCCCGGCAGCTGGCGAGCCAATGCGACGTGCTGATGATCGAACGCAATCCGGACTTCGTCTCGCTGCCGCTGAGCAATCGCTGGCTGGCCGGCCTCGATGACGGCCGCCGGCTGCGCCAGGATTACCGTGGCGCCGCCCAGGCACTCGGCTATCGTTTCCTGCAGGGCGAAGTGCTCGGCATCGACCGCGGAGCGCGCCGGGTCGACACCAGCCACGGCAGCTTTCCCTATGACTGGCTGATCGTCGCCGCTGGCATCGCCGAGGCCGATCCGGCCCTGTTTGCCGGCGACCAGGCCGCCGCCCGGCATACCCGGGAGCATTTCCCGAGCGCCTATACGGCCGGTCGCGAACTCGACGTCCTGAAGCAGAAACTCGCCGGTTTTTCCGGCGGCGAATTCCTGATGACGCTGCCGCTCGCCCCCTATCGCTGCCCGCCGGCGCCCTATGAACGCGCCGTGATCATCGCCCAGGCGATCAAGACGCGCGGCCTCAAGGCCCGCCTCACGCTAGTCGAGCCGAACGCGCCGTGGCCGGCCTATCAGCGGGTGTTCAGCGAGGTCTATCGCGACCAGGTGAATTACCTGCCGAATACCCGGCTGCGCCAGCTCGACCCATATCGCCGCATCGCGACGCTGGATATCGACGAAATCAACTTTACCGATGCGCTGATCATGCCGCAGCAGCAGGCCGCCGACATCTGCCGGCGCAGCGGACTAGTCGCGGCCGATTCGGCATGGGCCGCCGTCGATCCGCGAAATTTCGGCGTCAGCGGAGATGAGCGGCTCTTCGTCATCGGCGACAGTGTCGGTGCCGTTTCGTCGCTCTTCGGCCACTATCCGAAGACCGGCGAACTGGCGAGCCGGATGGGGCAGATCGTCGCCACCGAGATCGCCGGTCGCATCGCCGGCCAGCCGCCCGTCCCGGCACTGCCGGAAAGTACCTGTTTCGCCTACGTCAATCTGGCGCCGGCCGCCTTCACGCGCATCGTCACCCGCTACCGCCTGCGCGGCGATGGCCTGGTCGCCCAGACGATCAGCCAGACCCGCGAGAACAACCCGCAGGGCGAAGACGATGCCTGGCTGGATGCCCGGCACGGCGAGCTGTTCGGCCCGGCGGCCCGGCGCTGAGCCAGGCTAGTGGCGGGCGTAGATCGAGGTATCGCCGTCCGGCTTGACGAGCAGCGTCTCGTATAGCTCGCGGCGGACGCGGCCCTGGCCGGTGTCGCCATCAAGCACGGTGCAGGCGGTATCGCAGGTCGGGCTGGAGAATTCCCGGCCCGGCGCGCCGAGCGGCAAACCGGGAACGGACAGGCCGCGCGCCTTGCGCTTCTCGCGCAGCAACTCCTTGATATCGTCGGCCGGCACATGGCCTTCGACGAAATAGCCGGCGACCGTCGCGGTCGGTTCGGCCTCCAGATGTTTCGGCACTTTCAAGCGGCGCTTGACGGCGGCCATGTCGTCGCTCGGCACCAGCTTGACGGTAAAGCCGTTGTTGCGCAGATGTTCGGCGTAATCGATACAGGCCAGGCAAACCGTCGGCGCATACACGGTAACCGGCGGCAAGGGCGCATCGGCGAATGCGGCGCCGGCCAGCCAGCCCAAGGTGATCAACGTCATCCGCTTCAGCATGGCTTGCCCGCCTTGCAGCCCTTGAGCATCCACAGCGAAATCACGCCGGCGGCCTCGTCGGCCTTGACCTTGCGCGCCATGGCGGTAGCGTCGCGCCCCTGGTTGTTTTTCAGCAAGGGATCGGCGCCGCCATTGAGCAAGGCCAGCGCATGCTGTGCGCGGCTGGCATAGGCAGCCATGTGGATCGGCGTCGAACCGTCGAGATCGCGGGCATTCGGATCGGCACCGGCGGCGAGCAGAGCGGCCATGGCACTGAGATCCGGATTCATTGCGGCAAGATGCAGAGGCGTCGAGCCGAGCGCCGTGCGCACGTCGCGCAGGCTCGGGTCGGCCTTCAGCAGACGGGAAAGTTCCGCCCCGCTGCCCTCGCGCGCCGCCTGATGAATCGGCAACTCGACCACGCCGCTCTGGGCCGAGGCCGGTGGGGCCAGCAGACAAAATATGGCGAATGCCATGAATATGGAACGCATGTTCTTCTCCTGATTAGCCGGCAGATTATCGGGGTTTATCAGCCGACTGCCTGAACTTCGATCAAATGTAAAAAATCAGACAACAACATAACGAAGATGTTGCTCGGCAACGGCAACAAGTTCCGACACATGGGTGGGCGTGGCAGCATACACCAGAACGGAAGATCGCTTTTTTGCACGCCGCCTCCCCCAATTCAAACCGGGCACATGAAAAAACGGCGACTGTTTGCACAGTAGCCGTTTTTTGGGGCCGACAAGTCGGCCAGCCATACCTGATCGACTCTCCTTCCTCGCCGTCCAAACGCCGAAGAAGGAGGCGGAAATCAGCGGTGGCGACTGCCCGAGCGATGCTGCGGCGGGCTGCCGGCGTTCTGGGCCGGCCTTCTCGCCTGCGGGCCGCCCGGCTGCTGCGGCTTGCGCCCGCCGCGCGGCGGCTGTACCGGACGCGGTGCAGCATGCGCCGACGGCTCGAAGCCTTCGATGACTTCACGCTCCAGCTCGCGCTTGATCAGTCTTTCGATATCGCGCAGGCTGCCGCGCTCGTCGTGACAGACCAGCGAAATCGCCTCGCCTTCCATGCCGGCCCGGCCGGTCCGGCCGATCCGGTGCACATAATCCTCGGCGATATTGGGCAGCTCGAAATTGATGACGTAAGGCAGCGCATCGATATCGAGACCGCGCGCCGCGATATCGGTGGCAACCAGCGCAACCAGTTTGCCTTCCTTGAATTCGGTCAGGGCCCGGGTGCGGGCGCCTTGCGATTTGTCACCGTGCAGCGCGGCCGAGCGGATGCCGGACTTTTCCAGCGTCTTGGCCAGCGCATCGGCCCCGTGCTTGGTCCGGGCGAAGACCAGCACCTGATGCCAGCCGCGCGTCGCGAACAGGTGGCACAGCAGTTCCTTCTTCTGCTCCCGATTGGTTTCGATGACGCGCTGCGTCACCGTTTCCGCCGCCGTATTGCGGGCGGCGACATCGACCGAGACCGGATTGTGCAGCAGGCCGCTGGCCAGCTCGCGGATTTCCGGCGAGAAGGTGGCGGAGAACATCAGGTTCTGGCGTTGCTTGGGCAACAGCGCGATAAGCTTGCGAATGTCGCGGATGAACCCCATGTCGAGCATGCGGTCGGCTTCGTCAAGAACGAAAATCTCGACTTTCGAAAGATCGACGGTGCGTTGCTGGACGTGGTCGAGCAATCGGCCCGGCGTCGCCACCAACACATCGACACCGCGGCGCAGGTTGGCGATCTGCGGATTGATGCCGACCCCGCCGAAAACGGCCAGCGAGTTGATCGGCAGATGCTTGCCGTAGGTGCGCACGCTCTCCTCGACCTGGATCGCCAGTTCGC harbors:
- a CDS encoding ankyrin repeat domain-containing protein → MRSIFMAFAIFCLLAPPASAQSGVVELPIHQAAREGSGAELSRLLKADPSLRDVRTALGSTPLHLAAMNPDLSAMAALLAAGADPNARDLDGSTPIHMAAYASRAQHALALLNGGADPLLKNNQGRDATAMARKVKADEAAGVISLWMLKGCKAGKPC
- a CDS encoding DUF2238 domain-containing protein, with the translated sequence MDNGNILKAMLVAIVSAALIVSGIAPYERLTWLMEVAPVLIALPLLLVTRKSYPLTTLLYLLIAVHALVLIGGGAYTYARVPFGFWLQDLLGTVRNPYDKLGHLLQGFVPALVAREILLRGAYVNGRRMAGFLCICIALAISASYELIEWAAALWMGQGADEFLGTQGDVWDTQSDMFMALIGSSTAIALLSGWHDRQLSRLRSA
- a CDS encoding phospholipid-binding protein MlaC; its protein translation is MHSLTMKALVVLAATIPPSFTPALNAQHDNLQILATQAAGELPPQELLSTATRDLLEIASHYRAEHDPASLEPPAASLSNAVEARIRSLFAIDTMTKLVLGRSWRQASPEQQQALVAEFGHLLVQTCVSALANAHQPAITFKQLTPVPGDDGVTVRSFVTRPGSKPWTIDYDMEKTPAGWKVVDIKMDGLRLITIHRDAFAELVRDDGIDGLLTSLAAWNQRSELPAADSRQHLPAALILMHIATQRGFIGGG
- a CDS encoding DEAD/DEAH box helicase, with protein sequence MQFNELGLKAELLRAVSEQGYDTPTPIQQQAIPAVMAGHDLMASAQTGTGKTAGFTLPILHRLTSGPNAQVSRVSKTPRVLVLTPTRELAIQVEESVRTYGKHLPINSLAVFGGVGINPQIANLRRGVDVLVATPGRLLDHVQQRTVDLSKVEIFVLDEADRMLDMGFIRDIRKLIALLPKQRQNLMFSATFSPEIRELASGLLHNPVSVDVAARNTAAETVTQRVIETNREQKKELLCHLFATRGWHQVLVFARTKHGADALAKTLEKSGIRSAALHGDKSQGARTRALTEFKEGKLVALVATDIAARGLDIDALPYVINFELPNIAEDYVHRIGRTGRAGMEGEAISLVCHDERGSLRDIERLIKRELEREVIEGFEPSAHAAPRPVQPPRGGRKPQQPGGPQARRPAQNAGSPPQHRSGSRHR
- a CDS encoding DUF411 domain-containing protein, which translates into the protein MLKRMTLITLGWLAGAAFADAPLPPVTVYAPTVCLACIDYAEHLRNNGFTVKLVPSDDMAAVKRRLKVPKHLEAEPTATVAGYFVEGHVPADDIKELLREKRKARGLSVPGLPLGAPGREFSSPTCDTACTVLDGDTGQGRVRRELYETLLVKPDGDTSIYARH
- a CDS encoding FAD-dependent oxidoreductase, encoding MIVTRRQFLLGTACLLGASTVMAAPVRPKVVIVGGGWGGLAAARQLASQCDVLMIERNPDFVSLPLSNRWLAGLDDGRRLRQDYRGAAQALGYRFLQGEVLGIDRGARRVDTSHGSFPYDWLIVAAGIAEADPALFAGDQAAARHTREHFPSAYTAGRELDVLKQKLAGFSGGEFLMTLPLAPYRCPPAPYERAVIIAQAIKTRGLKARLTLVEPNAPWPAYQRVFSEVYRDQVNYLPNTRLRQLDPYRRIATLDIDEINFTDALIMPQQQAADICRRSGLVAADSAWAAVDPRNFGVSGDERLFVIGDSVGAVSSLFGHYPKTGELASRMGQIVATEIAGRIAGQPPVPALPESTCFAYVNLAPAAFTRIVTRYRLRGDGLVAQTISQTRENNPQGEDDAWLDARHGELFGPAARR
- a CDS encoding UDP-2,3-diacylglucosamine diphosphatase, whose amino-acid sequence is MILFISDLHLSPRSPGATCLFRQFLAGRARQATELYILGDLFEAWIGDDDLADPFNAEIVAGLRAAAESGLKISAMHGNRDFLLGAGFAAASGVKLVNDPYILSTAEWQFVLSHGDALCLDDTAYMAFRAQARNLEWQAALLAKPLAERRIIAAQMREISESSQRDKANPYTDLQPAATDDFLREHGYATFIHGHTHQPAMHDHIVDGIHVERWVLADWHEERGECLVWDGEALRREAILPEKRS
- the recQ gene encoding DNA helicase RecQ, with protein sequence MSQSSALQILRDVFGYPAFRGAQAEIIDHIGGGGDALVLMPTGGGKSLCYQIPALLRPGCAVVVSPLIALMQDQVDALTQLGVKAACLNSTLDWREAQAVEQAIFSGNLDLVYIAPERLLLDRTLSMLDALDEAGKLALFAIDEAHCVSQWGHDFRPEYLQLSALHERYPNVPRIALTATADQATRSEILIRLGLGEARVFLSSFDRPNIRYTVVEKDNAKKQLLAFLAGRKGQAGIVYCLSRKKVEETAEWLSAQGYSALPYHAGLPVATRAANQRRFLREEGLVMCATIAFGMGIDKPDVRFVAHLDLPKSIEAYYQETGRAGRDGEPAEAWMTYGMQDVALQHSRIAESGAGEGQKILESQRLTSLLAYCEAPRCRRQVLLNYFGEERAPCHNCDVCQDPPELWDGTLAAQKALSAIFRTGMRFGVSHLTDILRGKATDKIKQWNHDQLPTFGVGADLDEHAWKSVFRQLAAAGLVHVDMAEHGALQLTDAARLVLKGGQRVELRRPVKRKSSSPSRSSTVVHSDLSAADEALFQTLRQWRSDTAREQGVPAYVILHDKTLRELAEVRPVSHGLLAGITGMGSAKIEHYGEELLNLIRNEG
- a CDS encoding fatty acid--CoA ligase yields the protein MPVKLVQSTASAYQYPLLIKQLLLTPLVIAPEQEITYQGKLRYNYRTLNERIGRLANGLQQLGVAAGQTVAMMDWDSHRYLECFFAVPMMGAVLQTVNVRLSPEQILYTLNHAGADVLLVNSEFFPVLAQIAPQLETVKTFVLFSDEPAMPAAPVRMAAEYESMLAAASSDYDFPDFDENAQATTFYTTGTTGNPKGVYFSHRQLVLHTLGCAAAMGGANRQGHIHREDVYMPMTPMFHVHAWGFPYLATMMGIKQVYPGRYQPETICRLISTEGVSFSHCVPTILHMILSHPHAKTTDFSGLKILIGGAAMPEAMAISAQKLGMDLFTGYGMSETCPVLSMAHLESVDLNRSLEEQAVIRAKTGRPLPLVDLRIVDPEMADVAHDGKTTGEVVVRAPWLSQGYVAAPEASEALWAGGYLHTADIGNINPAGYLKVTDRIKDVIKTGGEWTSSLQLEDIIAKHEAVHEVAVIGVPDDKWGERPLALVLLKPEFVGQITEHALRNYAAHAIETAGISRYGVLLQVSFVKTLVKTSVGKMNKRLMRADPGALCI